Proteins from a genomic interval of Geodermatophilus obscurus DSM 43160:
- the hisB gene encoding imidazoleglycerol-phosphate dehydratase HisB encodes MIRTARVERETSETKLVVELDLDGTGTSSISTGVGFYDHMLTSLSKHSGIDLTVRADGDLHIDAHHTVEDVAIALGQAFAQALGDKRGITRYGDATIPMDEVLAQAAVDLSGRPYFVHSEPENMTPMIGPDYPTSLTKHVLESFAFNARISLHVRVLYAGRDAHHIVEGQFKALARALRAAVAIDPRVTDVPSTKGAL; translated from the coding sequence ATGATCCGCACCGCACGCGTCGAGCGCGAGACCAGCGAGACCAAGCTCGTCGTCGAGCTGGACCTCGACGGCACCGGCACCAGCTCGATCAGCACCGGGGTCGGGTTCTACGACCACATGCTGACCTCGCTGTCCAAGCACAGCGGCATCGACCTCACCGTGCGCGCGGACGGGGACCTGCACATCGACGCCCACCACACGGTGGAGGACGTCGCCATCGCGCTCGGTCAGGCGTTCGCGCAGGCGCTGGGGGACAAGCGCGGCATCACCCGCTACGGCGACGCGACGATCCCGATGGACGAGGTGCTCGCGCAGGCCGCCGTCGACCTCTCCGGCCGGCCGTACTTCGTGCACTCCGAGCCCGAGAACATGACGCCGATGATCGGGCCGGACTACCCGACGTCGCTCACCAAGCACGTGCTGGAGTCGTTCGCGTTCAACGCGCGGATCAGCCTGCACGTGCGTGTGCTCTACGCCGGCCGCGACGCCCACCACATCGTCGAGGGCCAGTTCAAGGCTCTGGCGCGGGCGCTGCGGGCCGCGGTCGCGATCGACCCGCGGGTGACCGACGTGCCGTCGACCAAGGGCGCTCTGTAG
- a CDS encoding LON peptidase substrate-binding domain-containing protein: MDVIPLFPLGTPLFPGVVLPLQVFEPRYRRLVRDLLELPEGAARCFGVVAIRQGWEVEDVAPAEALYDVGCTARLQTVRPQPDGGFRIVTVGGDRFRLLDLVVGEEPPYLQAEVEWLAEEEAAEEAAGDQEGLTAAGGWPADPRHEDLVSAVARGSMDVLVRGVGALFGRYVTAVATLTGDVDGEEPDTADLLDAVSGEPRALSYLVASAALLTTEDRQELLAESATRRRLQTESRLLRRELTLLETIGAVPAPLQRFTGPRSVN; the protein is encoded by the coding sequence GTGGACGTCATCCCGCTCTTCCCGCTGGGGACGCCGCTGTTCCCCGGGGTGGTCCTGCCTCTGCAGGTGTTCGAGCCGCGCTACCGGCGGCTGGTGCGCGACCTGCTGGAGCTGCCGGAGGGCGCTGCCCGCTGCTTCGGCGTCGTGGCCATCCGGCAGGGCTGGGAGGTCGAGGACGTCGCCCCGGCCGAGGCCCTCTACGACGTCGGCTGCACCGCCCGGCTGCAGACCGTGCGGCCCCAGCCCGACGGCGGGTTCCGCATCGTCACCGTCGGCGGGGACCGGTTCCGGCTGCTCGACCTCGTGGTCGGCGAGGAACCGCCGTACCTGCAGGCGGAGGTCGAGTGGCTCGCCGAGGAGGAGGCCGCCGAGGAGGCCGCCGGCGACCAGGAGGGGCTGACCGCGGCCGGCGGCTGGCCGGCCGACCCCCGGCACGAGGACCTGGTCTCGGCGGTGGCGCGCGGCTCCATGGACGTGCTGGTGCGCGGGGTGGGCGCCCTGTTCGGCCGCTACGTCACCGCGGTGGCCACGCTGACCGGGGACGTCGACGGCGAGGAGCCCGACACCGCGGACCTGCTCGACGCCGTCTCCGGGGAGCCGCGGGCGCTGTCCTACCTGGTGGCCTCCGCCGCCTTGCTGACCACGGAGGACCGGCAGGAGCTGCTGGCCGAGTCCGCCACCCGCCGGCGGCTGCAGACCGAGTCCCGGCTGCTGCGCCGCGAGCTGACGCTGCTGGAGACCATCGGCGCGGTACCGGCGCCGCTGCAGCGCTTCACCGGCCCGCGCAGCGTCAACTAG
- a CDS encoding DUF222 domain-containing protein, with the protein MEQLLAALDALAAEDLASLFGPALLDRLRPLLVAQNRLAAEVARTVREAEVSGAAEVDGLKTMGSWLRGHAHLSASEAARVVRTGRALAQLPVMAAACAAGQLTGEQAAVIGRVAEPEHLAAAADQHVDVAEVDAVLTEVAVIRPYADTATAVHHYLDRLDADGPEPDPTEGRRLSIAKHADGSTSGRFDLDAVGGEKLQTALESLPQAGRCAADERTRAQQLADGLVQLCDTALAAGGLPTLRGHKPQVIVKIGIEDLVDPAVGRRCRRDGLRRHHLRRPGPLDRLRRGRHPDRAGTGRAAAGARPHRAPGATARAPGRGSARRRLRVHRLRRPHALVRRPPPARVGRRRPDQPGQQRAAVQAALAPCVHHGFRVKRQPDGRWRTWRPDGTEIRTGPGRTGPPLPAAA; encoded by the coding sequence GTGGAGCAGCTGCTGGCCGCCCTCGACGCCCTGGCCGCCGAGGACCTGGCCTCGTTGTTCGGCCCGGCGCTGCTCGACCGGTTGCGGCCGCTGCTGGTGGCGCAGAACCGGCTGGCCGCCGAGGTGGCCCGCACCGTGCGCGAGGCCGAGGTGTCCGGTGCCGCGGAGGTCGACGGGCTGAAGACGATGGGCTCCTGGCTGCGCGGACACGCGCACCTGTCGGCGTCCGAGGCCGCGCGGGTGGTGCGTACCGGGCGGGCGCTGGCGCAGCTGCCGGTGATGGCCGCGGCGTGCGCCGCCGGGCAGCTCACCGGCGAGCAGGCCGCGGTGATCGGCCGGGTCGCCGAGCCCGAACACCTGGCGGCTGCCGCAGACCAGCACGTCGATGTGGCCGAGGTGGACGCGGTACTGACCGAGGTGGCCGTGATCCGCCCTTACGCCGACACCGCCACGGCGGTGCACCACTACCTCGACCGCCTCGACGCCGACGGCCCGGAGCCCGACCCCACCGAGGGCCGGCGGCTGAGCATCGCCAAGCACGCCGACGGGTCGACCTCCGGCCGGTTCGACCTGGACGCCGTAGGCGGGGAGAAGCTGCAGACGGCGCTGGAGTCGCTGCCGCAGGCCGGCCGGTGTGCCGCCGATGAGCGGACCCGGGCCCAGCAGCTGGCCGATGGGCTGGTGCAGCTGTGCGACACCGCCCTGGCCGCCGGTGGTCTGCCGACGCTGCGCGGCCACAAGCCGCAGGTCATCGTGAAGATCGGCATCGAGGACTTGGTCGACCCCGCGGTCGGGCGCCGGTGCCGCCGAGACGGGCTTCGGCGCCACCATCTCCGCCGCCCGGGCCCGCTGGATCGCCTGCGACGGGGCCGTCACCCGGATCGTGCTGGGACCGGACGGGCTGCCGCGGGAGCACGGCCGCACCGTGCGCCTGGTGCCACCGCACGTGCGCCGGGCCGCGGAAGTGCGCGACGGCGGCTGCGTGTTCACCGGCTGCGGCGCCCCCACGCACTGGTGCGACGTCCACCACCTGCTCGAGTGGGCCGACGGCGGCCAGACCAGCCTGGCCAACAGCGCGCTGCTGTGCAAGCGGCACTCGCACCTTGTGTCCACCACGGGTTCCGGGTGAAGCGACAACCCGACGGCCGATGGCGCACCTGGCGACCCGACGGCACCGAGATCCGCACCGGACCAGGCCGCACCGGCCCACCCCTCCCCGCCGCCGCCTGA
- a CDS encoding SDR family NAD(P)-dependent oxidoreductase gives MSNSRAVLVTGGSRGIGRAIAHAFAAAGDRVAVHWGASRERAEAVLAELPGDGHVLVQADLADADEVGRMVDEAAAALDGLHVLVNNAGVFTAHPPLSVSYEEWQAAWSRTLAVNLLGAANATFRAVPHLVAAGGGAVVNVSSRGAFRGEPDTPAYGASKAGLNAFGQSMAIALAPHGISVGTVAPGFVQTEMAREVLDGPDGDAVRAQSPYGRVARPEEVASAVLWLASPGARFSTGTIIDVNGASYLRS, from the coding sequence GTGAGCAACTCCCGCGCCGTCCTGGTCACCGGTGGTTCGCGCGGCATCGGCCGCGCCATCGCGCACGCCTTCGCCGCCGCGGGCGACCGCGTCGCGGTGCACTGGGGCGCCTCGCGCGAGCGCGCCGAGGCGGTGCTCGCCGAGCTCCCCGGGGACGGGCACGTGCTCGTCCAGGCCGACCTGGCCGACGCCGACGAGGTGGGCCGCATGGTCGACGAGGCCGCGGCCGCGCTGGACGGGCTGCACGTGCTGGTCAACAACGCCGGGGTCTTCACCGCCCACCCGCCGCTGTCGGTCTCCTACGAGGAGTGGCAGGCGGCGTGGTCCCGGACGCTGGCGGTCAACCTGCTCGGCGCGGCCAACGCCACCTTCCGCGCGGTGCCGCACCTGGTCGCGGCCGGTGGAGGTGCGGTCGTGAACGTCTCCAGCCGCGGTGCGTTCCGCGGCGAGCCGGACACCCCGGCCTACGGCGCGTCCAAAGCCGGGCTCAACGCGTTCGGCCAGTCGATGGCGATCGCGCTGGCGCCGCACGGCATCTCGGTGGGCACCGTGGCGCCGGGGTTCGTGCAGACCGAGATGGCCCGCGAGGTGCTCGACGGGCCGGACGGGGACGCCGTCCGCGCACAGTCGCCCTACGGCCGGGTGGCCCGCCCGGAGGAGGTCGCCTCGGCGGTGCTGTGGCTGGCCTCCCCCGGCGCGCGGTTCAGCACCGGGACGATCATCGACGTCAACGGGGCCTCCTACCTGCGCAGCTGA
- a CDS encoding histidinol-phosphate transaminase — MTGLEELPLRPELRGRTPYGAPQLEVKHRLNTNENPHPLPPELLADLGAALGRAALELNRYPDRDALALRRDLAAYLTRTSGETVEPAQVWAANGSNEVLQQVLQAFGGAGRTALGFTPSYSMHPIISAGTGTAWVDGHRCEDFTIDAAQAAAQVREVRPDVVFVTSPNNPTGTAVALETITTIYDATSYGHGRAGVVVIDEAYTEFARTGTRSALTLLPGRPRLLVSRTMSKAFGMAGLRLGYLAADPAVVDALQLVRLPYHLSSLTQTAARTALAHTDALLATVDAVKAERDRIVAALPGMGLTSVPSDANFVLFGHFADAPGVWKALLEHDVLVRDVGLPGWLRVTAGTTEETDAFLTALGEVVAEQHLGDSRA; from the coding sequence GTGACCGGTCTCGAGGAGCTCCCGCTGCGCCCGGAGCTGCGTGGCCGCACGCCCTACGGCGCCCCGCAGCTGGAGGTCAAGCACCGGCTCAACACCAACGAGAACCCGCACCCGCTGCCGCCGGAGCTGCTCGCCGACCTCGGGGCGGCGCTGGGGCGCGCGGCGCTGGAGCTCAACCGCTACCCCGACCGGGACGCGCTCGCGCTGCGCCGCGACCTGGCCGCGTACCTCACCCGCACCAGCGGGGAGACGGTCGAACCGGCCCAGGTGTGGGCGGCCAACGGCTCCAACGAGGTCCTGCAGCAGGTGCTGCAGGCGTTCGGCGGGGCCGGGCGGACGGCGCTGGGATTCACGCCGTCCTACTCGATGCACCCGATCATCTCGGCCGGCACCGGCACCGCCTGGGTCGACGGGCACCGCTGCGAGGACTTCACCATCGACGCCGCGCAGGCCGCCGCCCAGGTCCGCGAGGTGCGCCCGGACGTCGTCTTCGTGACCAGCCCCAACAACCCGACCGGCACCGCGGTGGCGCTCGAGACGATCACCACGATCTACGACGCCACGTCCTACGGCCACGGGCGCGCCGGCGTGGTCGTCATCGACGAGGCCTACACCGAGTTCGCCCGCACCGGCACGCGCTCGGCGCTGACCCTGCTGCCCGGCCGTCCCCGGCTGCTGGTCAGCCGCACGATGAGCAAGGCGTTCGGGATGGCCGGCCTGCGGCTGGGCTACCTGGCCGCCGACCCGGCGGTCGTCGACGCGCTGCAGCTGGTGCGGCTGCCCTACCACCTGTCGTCACTGACCCAGACGGCCGCACGGACGGCGCTGGCGCACACCGACGCGCTGCTGGCGACCGTCGACGCGGTCAAGGCCGAGCGGGACCGGATCGTCGCCGCGCTGCCGGGGATGGGGCTGACCAGCGTCCCCAGCGACGCCAACTTCGTCCTCTTCGGCCACTTCGCCGACGCCCCGGGCGTGTGGAAGGCGCTGCTCGAGCACGACGTCCTCGTGCGCGACGTCGGCCTGCCCGGCTGGCTGCGAGTCACGGCCGGGACCACCGAGGAGACCGACGCCTTCCTCACCGCGCTGGGTGAGGTGGTCGCCGAACAGCACCTGGGAGACTCGAGGGCATGA
- the hisD gene encoding histidinol dehydrogenase, translated as MLARIDLRGSALPGVRELAGLLPRAATDIDSVLATVRPLCEDVRVRGAQAVREITARLDGVDLEDFAVPQEAIDAALAGIDPAVRAALEEAIARVRRVHADQRRTDVTTEVVPGGTVTERWLPVRRVGLYVPGGLAPLLSSVVMNVIPAQIAGVESIAVASPPQRDHGGLPDPGVLAACALLGVSEVYAVGGAQAIAVFGYGAGSCEPVDMVTGPGNVYVTAAKRLLRGLIGIDSEAGPTEVAILADETADPVHVAADLISQAEHDPLAGAVLVTDSEALADAVLDLVPAQVAATKHSDRITTALDGSQSGIVLVDDVDAGLRVVDAYAAEHLEIQTRDAREVAMRVRNAGAVFVGAWSPVSLGDYIAGSNHVLPTGGCARHSSGLSVQSFLRGIHLVEYDEQALADVAGHVDALAGAEDLPAHAAAVRVRQRS; from the coding sequence GTGCTCGCCCGCATCGACCTGCGTGGATCCGCCCTGCCGGGGGTGCGCGAGCTCGCCGGCCTGCTGCCCCGCGCCGCCACCGACATCGACTCGGTGCTGGCCACGGTCCGGCCGCTGTGCGAGGACGTGCGGGTGCGCGGCGCCCAGGCCGTCCGCGAGATCACCGCCCGCCTCGACGGCGTCGACCTCGAGGACTTCGCCGTTCCGCAGGAGGCGATCGACGCCGCGCTGGCCGGGATCGACCCCGCCGTCCGCGCCGCGCTCGAGGAGGCCATCGCGCGCGTCCGGAGGGTGCACGCCGACCAGCGCCGCACCGACGTCACCACCGAGGTCGTCCCCGGCGGCACGGTCACCGAGCGCTGGCTGCCGGTGCGCCGCGTCGGCCTGTACGTCCCCGGCGGGCTGGCGCCACTGCTGTCCAGCGTGGTCATGAACGTCATCCCCGCGCAGATCGCAGGCGTGGAGTCGATCGCGGTCGCCTCCCCGCCGCAGCGCGACCACGGCGGCCTGCCCGACCCCGGCGTGCTGGCCGCGTGCGCGCTGCTCGGCGTCAGCGAGGTCTACGCCGTCGGCGGGGCGCAGGCGATCGCCGTCTTCGGCTACGGCGCCGGCTCCTGCGAGCCGGTCGACATGGTCACCGGCCCGGGCAACGTCTACGTCACGGCGGCCAAGCGGCTGCTGCGCGGGCTCATCGGCATCGACTCCGAGGCCGGCCCGACCGAGGTGGCGATCCTCGCCGACGAGACCGCCGACCCGGTGCACGTCGCCGCCGACCTGATCAGCCAGGCCGAGCACGACCCGCTGGCCGGCGCGGTGCTGGTCACCGACAGCGAGGCGCTCGCCGACGCCGTCCTGGACCTGGTCCCCGCGCAGGTCGCGGCCACCAAGCACTCCGACCGGATCACGACCGCGCTCGACGGCAGCCAGTCGGGCATCGTCCTGGTGGACGACGTCGACGCGGGCCTCCGGGTGGTCGACGCCTACGCCGCCGAGCACCTGGAGATCCAGACGCGGGACGCCCGCGAGGTGGCGATGCGGGTGCGCAACGCCGGAGCGGTGTTCGTCGGCGCCTGGTCGCCGGTGTCGCTGGGCGACTACATCGCCGGCTCCAACCACGTGCTGCCCACCGGCGGCTGCGCGCGGCACTCCAGCGGCCTGTCGGTGCAGTCGTTCCTGCGCGGCATCCACCTGGTCGAGTACGACGAGCAGGCCCTCGCCGACGTCGCCGGGCACGTCGACGCCCTGGCCGGCGCCGAGGACCTGCCCGCGCACGCCGCCGCCGTCCGGGTCCGGCAGCGCTCGTGA
- a CDS encoding DUF2567 domain-containing protein, producing MDSTPAPASAGPPPVRPARWGAGAPWPGRAELRADLRGSLVLAGVLLLAGVPSGLLWWALAPRATFEVTADGPVPVGHPSAELLVADDGVYTLVLAGLGLVAGLVAWRLRRRRGVATVLALAVGTVLASLVAWQLGELLGAGPSPAELAAVGTQVITPLRLGSPAALAVAPFLAVLAYVVSTLLTAAEDLDRPDPAPARPPAGGPLPEAETSESGASENEAPEGAVR from the coding sequence GTGGACAGCACCCCCGCACCCGCCTCCGCCGGGCCACCGCCCGTCCGCCCCGCCCGGTGGGGTGCCGGTGCCCCCTGGCCGGGTCGCGCCGAGCTGCGCGCCGACCTGCGCGGTTCGCTGGTGCTGGCCGGCGTCCTGCTGCTGGCCGGGGTGCCGTCCGGGCTGCTGTGGTGGGCGCTTGCCCCGCGGGCGACCTTCGAGGTCACCGCGGACGGCCCGGTCCCGGTCGGTCACCCCTCCGCCGAGCTGCTGGTCGCCGACGACGGCGTCTACACCCTCGTGCTGGCCGGCCTCGGTCTGGTGGCCGGGCTGGTCGCCTGGCGGCTGCGCCGGCGCCGCGGGGTCGCGACCGTGCTGGCCCTGGCCGTCGGGACGGTGCTGGCCTCCCTCGTCGCCTGGCAGCTCGGCGAGCTGCTGGGCGCCGGGCCCTCGCCGGCCGAGCTGGCCGCCGTCGGCACCCAGGTGATCACCCCGCTGCGGCTCGGCTCCCCGGCGGCGCTGGCGGTCGCCCCGTTCCTCGCCGTCCTGGCCTACGTGGTGTCCACGCTGCTGACCGCGGCCGAGGACCTCGACCGGCCCGACCCCGCGCCCGCCCGACCGCCGGCCGGCGGCCCGCTGCCCGAGGCCGAGACCTCCGAGAGCGGGGCATCCGAGAACGAGGCCCCCGAGGGCGCCGTCCGCTAG
- a CDS encoding molybdopterin-dependent oxidoreductase, with the protein MALPLPLPRRAGRRTNVGLLGLLLLAGGTGVLAFAVGSPGPARLVVAAHGAAGLGLLLLVPWKAVVVRRSWRRPAGTRGTGGVSLGVATLLTLLTGVLHAGGGTGPWSWSAGIPVLHVHVAVGVATGALVLVHAWGRRQRPRATDLDRRGLLRAGALGAGAVALWGAGEGLLRLTGAPGAERRATGSFERGTDDPAAMPVTQWISDVVPDSPATVLELVGTGRRVRVPVADLDRGDVVRAVLDCTGGWYAVQDWRGVRLDRLLAEHLGGELPADGSVDVVSVTGFQRRLPLSEAGGLLLATHAAGRPLSPGHGAPVRLVAPGRRGFWWVKWVERVEVVDAPWWLQSPFPLK; encoded by the coding sequence GTGGCCCTGCCCCTGCCCCTGCCCCGCCGTGCGGGGCGGCGCACCAACGTGGGCCTGCTCGGGCTGCTCCTGCTCGCCGGCGGCACCGGCGTCCTGGCCTTCGCCGTCGGGTCGCCCGGCCCGGCGCGGCTGGTGGTCGCGGCGCACGGGGCGGCCGGGCTCGGGCTGCTGCTGCTCGTCCCGTGGAAGGCCGTCGTCGTCCGGCGGTCCTGGCGGCGTCCCGCCGGGACCCGCGGCACCGGCGGCGTCTCGCTCGGGGTCGCGACCCTGCTGACGCTGCTCACCGGCGTCCTGCACGCGGGAGGGGGAACCGGGCCGTGGTCCTGGTCGGCCGGGATCCCGGTGCTGCACGTCCACGTGGCCGTGGGCGTGGCCACCGGCGCGCTGGTCCTCGTCCACGCGTGGGGACGACGGCAGCGGCCGCGGGCCACCGACCTCGATCGCCGGGGGCTGCTGCGGGCGGGCGCGCTGGGCGCCGGCGCGGTGGCGCTGTGGGGCGCCGGCGAGGGGCTGCTGCGGCTGACCGGCGCACCGGGCGCCGAGCGCCGGGCCACGGGGTCGTTCGAGCGCGGCACCGACGACCCGGCGGCCATGCCCGTCACCCAGTGGATCTCCGACGTGGTGCCGGACTCCCCCGCGACCGTGCTGGAGCTGGTCGGGACCGGGCGACGGGTGCGGGTGCCGGTCGCCGACCTCGACCGCGGGGACGTCGTGCGCGCCGTCCTCGACTGCACCGGCGGCTGGTACGCCGTCCAGGACTGGCGCGGGGTCCGGCTCGACCGGCTGCTCGCCGAGCACCTGGGCGGGGAGCTGCCCGCCGACGGCAGTGTCGACGTCGTCTCGGTCACCGGCTTCCAGCGCCGGCTGCCGCTGTCCGAGGCGGGCGGGCTGCTGCTCGCCACGCACGCGGCGGGCCGGCCGCTGTCGCCGGGACACGGCGCACCGGTGCGGCTGGTCGCTCCCGGACGGCGGGGCTTCTGGTGGGTGAAGTGGGTGGAGCGGGTCGAGGTCGTCGACGCGCCATGGTGGCTGCAGTCGCCGTTCCCGCTGAAGTGA
- the hisH gene encoding imidazole glycerol phosphate synthase subunit HisH — translation MKKVVVLDYGSGNLRSAERALTRVGADVTVTGDPHAALEADGLVVPGVGAFAACMQGLKAVDGPRVIGRRLAGGRPVLGVCVGMQVLFERGVEHGQDAEGCGEWPGMVEQLQAPVLPHMGWNTVQAPGTTVLFDGLEDQRFYFVHSYGVRNFPLGSEGVPSPLAAPLVTWAEHGDRFVAGVENGPLSATQFHPEKSGDAGAQLLTNWLQTLS, via the coding sequence GTGAAGAAGGTCGTCGTCCTGGACTACGGCTCGGGCAACCTCCGCTCGGCCGAACGCGCGCTGACCCGGGTCGGTGCCGACGTCACGGTGACCGGCGACCCGCACGCCGCCCTCGAGGCCGACGGTCTCGTCGTCCCCGGGGTGGGCGCCTTCGCCGCATGCATGCAGGGCCTCAAGGCCGTCGACGGGCCGCGGGTCATCGGCCGCCGGCTGGCCGGCGGACGGCCGGTGCTGGGTGTCTGCGTCGGCATGCAGGTCCTCTTCGAGCGCGGCGTGGAGCACGGCCAGGACGCCGAGGGCTGCGGCGAGTGGCCCGGCATGGTGGAGCAGCTGCAGGCCCCGGTGCTGCCGCACATGGGCTGGAACACCGTGCAGGCGCCCGGCACGACGGTGCTGTTCGACGGGCTCGAGGACCAGCGCTTCTACTTCGTGCACTCCTACGGCGTGCGCAACTTCCCGCTGGGCTCCGAGGGGGTGCCGTCCCCGCTGGCCGCCCCGCTGGTCACCTGGGCCGAGCACGGCGACCGGTTCGTCGCCGGGGTCGAGAACGGCCCGCTGTCGGCCACCCAGTTCCACCCGGAGAAGTCCGGGGACGCCGGCGCCCAGCTGCTCACCAACTGGCTGCAGACCCTGAGCTGA
- a CDS encoding nitroreductase family protein, producing MEFADVVRRRRMVRDYDPDRPVPPDVRERLLEHALRAPSAGFTQGWAFLVLEDAADRELFWSVTTSAGAPDGWLTRMRRAPLLVVPLSSKAAYLERYAEPDKGWTDRDEARWPVPYWDVDAGMAALLMLLTAVDEGLGACFFGVPAERVDALRTAFGVPDTHRPVGVVSVGFPGAEDRRSPSLRRGRRGVEDVVHRGRW from the coding sequence GTGGAGTTCGCTGACGTCGTCCGCCGGCGGCGCATGGTGCGCGACTACGACCCCGACCGGCCGGTGCCGCCCGACGTGCGCGAGCGGCTCCTGGAGCACGCGCTGCGGGCGCCGTCGGCCGGGTTCACCCAGGGCTGGGCGTTCCTGGTGCTGGAGGACGCCGCCGACCGCGAGCTGTTCTGGTCGGTGACCACCTCCGCCGGCGCTCCGGACGGCTGGCTGACCCGGATGCGGCGGGCACCGCTGCTGGTGGTGCCGCTGTCGTCGAAGGCCGCCTACCTCGAGCGGTACGCCGAGCCGGACAAGGGCTGGACCGACCGGGACGAGGCCCGCTGGCCGGTCCCCTACTGGGACGTCGACGCCGGCATGGCCGCGCTGCTGATGCTGCTGACCGCCGTCGACGAGGGGCTGGGCGCGTGCTTCTTCGGCGTCCCCGCCGAGCGGGTGGACGCTCTGCGGACGGCGTTCGGCGTCCCGGACACCCACCGGCCGGTCGGCGTGGTGTCGGTCGGCTTCCCCGGCGCGGAGGACCGCCGGTCGCCGTCACTGCGGCGCGGCCGGCGCGGCGTCGAGGACGTCGTCCACCGCGGACGCTGGTGA